One Polycladomyces zharkentensis genomic region harbors:
- a CDS encoding protease complex subunit PrcB family protein: MSERKNFRGFRLITHREESRLSPRVLQWLSQHKKKKGTHLYNYGNRRYLLITLGEKPNAGYRLQLVKVETGQGYTRIVVKVLSPEPEFVYPQIVTIPYLLGIVTGTPKVVDEATDALF; encoded by the coding sequence ATCACCCATCGAGAGGAGTCGCGCTTGTCTCCCCGGGTTTTGCAGTGGCTGTCGCAGCATAAAAAGAAAAAAGGAACGCATTTGTACAATTATGGCAACCGTCGCTATTTGTTGATCACGCTGGGGGAAAAACCAAATGCGGGCTACCGGCTTCAGTTGGTGAAAGTGGAAACGGGACAGGGCTACACCCGGATCGTGGTTAAGGTGTTGTCCCCCGAACCCGAATTTGTCTATCCGCAGATCGTGACCATACCCTATCTGTTGGGGATCGTCACCGGGACGCCCAAAGTGGTGGATGAGGCCACCGATGCATTGTTTTAA